From the genome of Methylocystis heyeri:
CCTGGGTGACGGTCGGCTCCTGCGCCCAGATCGGCAAGAACGTCCATCTTTCCGGCGGCGTCGGCATCGGCGGCGTGCTCGAGCCCCTTCAGGCCAATCCCACCATCATCGAGGACGACTGCTTCATCGGCGCGCGCTCCGAGGTTGTCGAGGGCGTCGTGATCGGCAAGGGCTCGGTGCTCTCCATGGGCGTTTTCATCGGCGCCTCCACCAAGGTGATCGACCGCGCCACCGGCAAGGTCCATCTCGGCTACGTGCCGCCCTATTCGGTGGTGGTGTCGGGCAGCCTGCCCGGCAAGCCGCTGCCCGACGGCTCCGCCGGCCCGTCGCTCTATTGCGCGGTGATCGTCAAGACGGTCGACGCACAGACCCGCAGCAAGACCGGCATCAACGAACTCTTGAGGGACTGATGGCGGACTGGCCCTCCAGCGAGCGCATCCGCTTTCTGTTCCGCAGCGACCAGGGGCGGGTCGACCGCGACACATGGCGGCGCGGCGCGCTTTCCCTGCTCGCCGTTTTCGCGCCCTTCCTGGGGCTCTGGCTGCTGCTGGAGCCCTACACCAATCATGATCTCTCCAAGACGCCGCTGTTCGACCCCGTGGTCGCGCTGGCCTATTCCTATCTGATCTTCTTCGCCATTGTCGGCACGCTGATCGCGGTCAGCTTGGTCAATCTCTCGGCCAAGCGTTTCCGGGATCTCGGCCGGCCCGCGCCGCTGGGCCTCGCGAGCCTGGCGCCCTTCGCCGTCTTCCTCGACGGCGCGGCGCGCTGGCTGCAGGTTCGGGTGGCCGAGATCATGCCGCATTGGCAGGTCTACCCCTTCGACGCCGCGGCGGCCGTCATCGTCCTGTGGACGATCTACGAACTCGGCTTTTCCGAAAAGAGAAGCGCCGCCCAATGATTGCGCTCTCGCCCGCCGTCGCGCTGACGCGCGAGCTTTTGCGCTGTCCTTCGGTGACGCCCGCCGACGCCGGCGCCCTCGGCGTTCTGGAGCGGACCCTCGCCGCGGCCGGCTTTGTCTGCCGGCGAAAAACCTTCAGCGCGCCGGGCACGCCGGACATCGACAATCTTTTCGCAAAGATCGGAACGGGAAAGCCGCATCTCGTCTTCGCCGGCCATACCGACGTCGTGCCGCCCGGCGATATTGCGAGGTGGCGTTTCGATCCCTTCAGCGGCGAGATCGCCGACGGCAAAATCTATGGCCGCGGCGCCTCGGACATGAAAGGCGGCATAGCGGCTTTCGTCGCCGCGGCGCTGGATTATGTCGCCCGCCATGGCGCCCCGAAGGGCGCCATTTCTCTTCTGATCACCGGCGACGAGGAAGGCCCCTCCATCAACGGCACCGCCAAGCTGCTCGACTGGGCCAAAGGGCAGGGCGAGATATTCGATCATTGCATCGTCGGCGAGCCGACCAATGTGAACGCGCTGGGCGACATGATGAAGATCGGCCGGCGCGGTTCGCTCAACGGCGTTGTCGTGGCGCAGGGGAGGCAGGGCCATGTCGCCTATCCCGAGCGCGCCCATAATCCGGTCCCCGCCATAGCCCGCATCGCCGCAGCCCTCGCGAGCTGTCGGCTCGACGACGGAACCGCGCATTTTTCGCCTTCCAACCTCGAAGTCACCTCGATCGACGTCGGCAATCCGGCGGTCAATGTGATTCCGGCCCGCGCGCGGGCGAGCTTCAACATTCGCTTCAACGACCTCTGGACGCCCGAAACCCTGCAGGCGCGCATTCGCGAACTCGCCCTGGCTGCGGCCGGCGCCACCGCGATAGAGCTGGAATTCGCGCCCTGCAATGCGCGCGCCTTTCTCACCGAGCCCGGCGCCTTCACAGAACTGGTGGCGAAGGCGGTGGAAAAGATCGCCGGGCGCAGGCCGGAGCTTTCCACCAGCGGCGGCACATCCGACGCGCGCTTCATCGTGCGCGATTGCGAGGTGCTGGAGTTCGGGCTTTTGAACGAGACCATTCACGCCGTGGACGAGAATGCGAGCCTCGCCGACATCGACGCGCTGACGGCGATCTACGGCCTCGTGCTGCAAAACTATTTCGAGGCCCCATGACATCGATCGTCTCATCGACGCCCAGGATCCGCGTCGAAATCGCCCATGGCGTCGCGCGGGTCCTGATCGACAATCCGACGCGCAAAAACGCCTTTGATTTCTCGATGTGGCGGGCGCTGCCGGAAATCATGGGCGAGATCGAAGCTCTGGAAGAGGCGCGGGTCGTCGTGCTTGCGGGCGCGCCCTTGCTTCCTTTCTGTTCGGGCGCCGATATTTCGGAATTCTCCACCGTGCGGGCGACGGCCGAAGGCGGGCGGGCCTATGAGAAATCCAATGTCGAGGCCTTCGACGCGCTGGCGCAGCTGTCGAAGCCGGTGATCGCCGCGATCTCGGGCTTTTGCATGGGCGGCGGCATGGGGCTCGCCGCCGCCTGCGATCTTCGCATCGCCAGCGAGGACTCGGTTTTCGCCATTCCCGCCGGCAGGCTCGGGGTCGGCTATCCCCCCGCCGCCATGCATTATGTGGTCGCGGCGGTGGGGCCGCAGACGGCGATGGACCTCTTCTTCACCGCGCGCCGCATCAGCGCCAGGGAAGCCGCGCAATGCGGCTTTCTAGGGCGGCTGCTGCCGGCTCAGGGTTTCGATCTCGAGGTCGACGCGATCGCCCGGCAAATCGCGCTCAACGCCCCGCTGACTCTGCGGGCGGCCAAGGCGGCAATCCGGGCGGCGTCAAACGCGCCTCATGCGCCGAGCCCCGATCAATGCGAGGCCCTCGCGGCGGCCTGTTTCGACAGCGCCGATTATGCCGAGGGGCGCATGGCCTTTCTCGAGAAGCGCGAGCCCAAATTCTCGGGCCGCTGAGCGCTTTCCGACCAGACGGAATCGTCTGGTCGATAAGAAATCGCTCCAGATTCAAAAAGATGGAGCAAAATCTTATCGAAAAAGTCTATCAACTTTTTCGGATTTTGCTCTGAGGCGCACGCCGGTCTGCGTCGCCGCGCGATATTGCGCGTTGCGAAGAATATCGGCATGTAGGGGCCAAATTAATTCAACCCGTCCCGCGAAGGACGCCTTGTCGAGAGCAATCAAAATGACCACAGCGACGCACCCCGACCTTTCCAGCTGGCTCAAGGACGCGCATAGCGCGCTCGCCAGCGTCGATGCGCTTTACAACGAGGCGCTGGCCAGCGTGCGCGCGCGCGTCACCAAGGACGGCAAGCTTTCCAATGAGCTGATCGAAATCGACCAGCACGCCGCGCACGGCCTTTCCTGGTTTGCGACCTATCTCCAGGGCCTGCGCGAGATGATCCATTACGCCGAGCGCCTCTCGGCGGAGGGCGCCTATGGCGAAACCGAGGATCTTCTCACCCGGCTCGGCTTCGCCGAATTTCTGGCGCAGGTCTTCGGCGGCATTCCGATGAGCCAGGGCGAGATCATCCGCCTTGCCGATTTCGGCCTCGCCCCGGCCGCCGTCGCCGCGCGCCGCATCCCCGAGGTCGACGCCCTGATCGCTTCCGGCGCCACCACGGCCAACCGCGCCCGGCTCGCGGAGCTCATCGATCATCACGGAGCCGCCGAGACCATCGGCGCCTCGGGCCTCGACGAGACGCTCGAAGCCATCCGCTCCGAAATGCGCAGATTCGCCTCCGACAATGTGACGCCTTTCGCGCAGGAGTGGCACGCCAAAAACGAATATATTCCGCTGGAGGTCATCGGCGGCCTCGCCGAACTCGGCGTGTTCGGCCTCACCATTCCGGAAGAATTCGGCGGCTCCGGCATGGGCAAGATCGCGATGTGCGTCGTCTCCGAGGAGCTTTCCCGCGCCTATATCGGCGTCGGCTCGCTCGGCACGCGTTCGGAAATCGCGGGCGAGCTGATTCTCGTCGGCGGCACAAAGGAGCAAAAGCAGAAATATCTGCCGAGGATCGCGAGCGGCGAAATCCTCCCCACCGCCGTCTTCACCGAGCCCAACAACGGCTCCGACCTCGCCGGGCTGCGCACGCGCGCGACCCGCGACGGCGACGTCTACAAGGTCGTGGGCAACAAGACCTGGATCACCCATCCGGTCCGCGCGGACGTCATGACGCTGCTGGTGCGCACCAACCCCAATGAGAAAGGCTATAAGGGCCTCTCCATGCTGCTCGCCGAAAAGCCGCGCGGCACCGACGAGAACCCCTTTCCGGCCAAGGGCATGACCGGCGGCGAGATCGAGGTGCTGGGCTATCGCGGCATGAAGGAGTTCGAGATCGGCTTCGACAATTTCGAGGTGCCGGCGGCCAATCTCCTCGGCGGCGCCGAGGGCAACGGCTTCAAGCAGCTGATGGAGACCTTCGAGTCCGCCCGCATCCAGACTGCGGCGCGCGCTCTCGGCGTCGCCCAATGCGCCCTCGATCTCGGCCTGCGCTACGCCAAGGAGCGCATCCAGTTCGGCAAGCCGCTGTTCTCATTCCCGCGCGTGTTCGACAAGATCGTCAGCATGGCGGTGGAGATCCACATCGCCCGCCAGATCACCTATTTTGCCGCGCGCGCCAAGGATGAGGGCAAGCGCTGCGACCTCGAGGCCGGCATGGCCAAGCTGCTCGGCGCCCGCGTCGCCTGGGCGGCGGCGGACAACGCCCTGCAGATCCACGGCGGCAACGGCTTCGCGCTGGAATATCCGGTCTCGCGCGTGCTCTGCGACGCCCGCATCCTCAACATCTTCGAGGGCGCCGCGGAAATCCAGGCCCAGGTGATCGCGCGCCGCCTGCTCGAAGGCTAGAGTCTTTCCGGTTCAAATCGAACCGGAAAGACTCTAGATCCGCTTGTTTTATCGTGTTTTCTTCACGCGAACCGGTATCCACTTCGCTCGAAAACACTCTAATGGCTGAAAACAGCCGATCGAGATTAAAAAAACCCGGGGGCTGAAAGGCTTCCGGGTTTTTTGTCGATCGGGGCTTCGAAGGGGCGCTGGAGACAGTCGCAAGCTTGCCGTGTAATGGCGGGGTTGTATATATGTAATTACGCCATTGTAAGGACGCTCAAATGCTCAGCATCCGAGATCCGCGCGCGGCTGAACTCGCCAAACGGCTGGCCGGCCAGCGCAAAACCACAATGACCGAGGCCATCATCACGGCGTTGGAGAACGAGTTAAAACGTGAACGCGAGACTGTTCCATTGCCCGACCGGCTCGCGCGGTTAGCAGAAAAGGCGCGGAGACTCGCCGGCCCAGACGCTCGTGACGTTCCCAAAGATGAAATCGACGAAATTTGGGGACAGTAATGTTCGTCGATACTTCCGCAATCGTCGCGATCCTTTGCCGCGAGTACGACGCAACCGAACTCGCGCAACGGCTCGCGGCCGCAGAGCGCCGATACACCTCGCCGGTCGTTCGGCTTGAAGCCTGCATGGTGCTCGCTTCGAGGCTGGATGTTTCGCCGGCGCAGGCCAACGCCTTGTTCGATGATTTCGTCGGCGAGGCCGATTTGTCGATCATTTCCATCAACGACGAGATCGGGGCGCTCGCCGTCGCCTGCTTCGAGGCTTTTGGCAAAGGAAGACATCCTGCGAGACTCAATCTCGGGGACTGTCTGTCCTATGCCTGCGCCAAGGCCTATCGTTCGCCGCTTCTCTTTAAAGGCGACGATTTTTCACAAACCGATATGGCGTCCACAAATCCGAACAGGCGGCTCAACGTATAAGGCCGATAGGCCTGTTGGAACGAACGCCGCAGGTCGAGCAGGCGCCAGAGCGTATTCATGTTTCATGGAAACACGAATACGCTCTGAGCTTTTGTTTTAACGCGTTTCCCACGCCGAACCGGCGTCCACTTCGGCTGAGCTGACCTCGATCTTCGCCGGCGCGGCGAGCAGCCGCAGTTGTCATCTGCGACTGAAACCCCCAAGTTTCCATGACGGACACCTAAATCCGGGAGGGAACATGAACAATTTCGCGGTGCGCAACGGCGCGTGGGTTCTGATCGGCGACGGCCGTCACGCCCTCTTCCTCTACAATCACGGCGACCCCGATCTGCTCGATCTGCGCGTGATCGAGGCGCGGGTGGAAGAGAATCACGCAGACCACGATCTCGGTTCGGATGCGCCTGGGCGCTACGCCGCCCGGGGAGGGCCGCGCAGCGCCGTCGAGAACACGGACTGGCACGAGCTCGAGAAAGAGCATTTCGCCAAGGAGATTGCGGACCGCATCAACAAGGCCGCCGCCGGCGGCGAGATGAAGGAGATCGTGATCGTGGCGCCGCCGCGCGTGCTCGGCGAAATCCGCAAGGAACTCACGCCCAAGGCCCAGGCGGCGGTGAAGGGCGAACTCGATCGCGACCTCGCCCGCCATCCTCTGCCCGATATCGAAAAGGCTCTCGCCCGGAAATTCGCCCGTAACGAATGACGAAGTGTTTCCGGGCGAAGGGAATATCGGTTCGCGTGAAGCAAACACGAGAACACGATGAATCCTGGCTTTCCGGTTCAATTTGAACCGGAAAGCCTCACCCCATGAAGGCGCGCCGCGCCGACAGGACGAAACAGGTCGCCGCCAATATCGCGAGAACCGCAAAGGTCGTGAGCATGGCGGCGACGCGGTGCCTGATGTCTTCTCTCTGCCGGGAGACGCTGAAGGCGTGGAGCGCCCTGCCGGCCAGCAGCGCCACGCCGGTTCCGTGCAGCAGCCAGGCGCTGGCGGAGAGGCTTTCGGCGAGGCCCATCAGAACCAAAGCCAAGGGAACATATTCGGCGAAATTGGCGTGCGCGCGGATGCGGCGCAGCAGCGCCCGGTCGCCGCCATCGCCGAGAGCGACCCGCGCGCTTTTTCTGACGGCGACGACGCGGACGGCGAGCACAAGGAACAGAGGCGTAAGAAGGCTGGCGTAGAAGGCTGTAATAGGCAAAGCGTGGCTCCTGATCTTGAAACCGTTGCGAGAAATTTCCACGCCGATGCTCGAGAGGTTTCGGCGTGTCGATACGTAAAATCCAGGATAGCCTGTTAGTAGTCAAGAGTATTAAAGCGTCATTGCGAGCGCTAATCGATTCTGAGCTACGAAAATTCTTCAATATATTCCGACTTTATGTCTGGATTGCTTCGCTGCGCTCGCAATGACGCCTCTGTGTCGCGAGCGCATTTATGATTTCCCTGCCTTCATCTTCAGCTCATAGAGCGCCGCGAGCGCTTCCCGGGGCGAAAGAACATCGGGGTCGATCGCCTTCAGCGCCTCGCGAAGCGGATCGCCGGCCTTGGCCTGAGCGGTCGCGGCGTGGGAGAACAGCGGGAGATCGTCGATCAGTTTTTCCACCGGCGCGCGCCGATCGGCGGCCTCGAGCTCGCCCAGTATGTGATGCGCCCGCGCCACCACGCTCGGCGGCAGGCCGGCGAGCTCCGCGACATGCACGCCGTAGGAGCGGTCCGCCGCGCCTTTTATGACTTCATGCAGGAAAACGATCTCCCCGGCATGATCCGCGACTCTCATGGTGAGATTGACGAGGCGCGGGAGTTTTTTGGTCAGCTGGGTCAGTTCATGGAAATGGGTGGCGAAGATCGCCCGGCAGCGGTTGACCTCATGGAGATGCTCGATCGTCGCCCAGGCGATCGAGAGCCCGTCGAAAGTCGCGGTGCCGCGCCCGATCTCGTCGAGAATCACCAGAGCGCGCGGACCCGCGCCGTTCAATATGGCTGCGGTTTCCACCATTTCGACCATGAAGGTGGAGCGCCCGCGCGCGAGATCGTCGGAAGCGCCGACGCGCGAAAACAACCGATCGACGATCCCGATGCGGGCTTTTTCCGCCGGCACGAAAGAGCCCGCCTGGGCCAGCAGGACGATCAGCGCGTTCTGGCGCAGAAAGGTGGATTTGCCGGCCATGTTGGGGCCGGTCACGACGGCGACCGCGCCGCCGGAGAGTTCGCAGCCGTTGGGCGCGAAGATTTTTCCCTGGGCCTTCAGCGAGGCTTCCACGACCGGATGACGCCCGCCGACGATCTCGAAGTCGAGCGACTCGTCGATCACGGGCCGGCGCCAGTCGCGTTGCGCGGCGAGTTCTCCGAGCGCCGAGAATACATCGAGCCGGGCGAAGCCGTCGCCGAGCCGCTGGAGCGCCGGCGATTGCGCGAGAATCTCGGCGGCGAGGGCGTCGAAGAGAAACAGTTCTCGCGCCAGCGCCCGGTCTCCCGCCGATGCGATCCTGGCGTCGAGCTCGACCAGCTCGCGGGTGGAGAAG
Proteins encoded in this window:
- the dapE gene encoding succinyl-diaminopimelate desuccinylase, which encodes MIALSPAVALTRELLRCPSVTPADAGALGVLERTLAAAGFVCRRKTFSAPGTPDIDNLFAKIGTGKPHLVFAGHTDVVPPGDIARWRFDPFSGEIADGKIYGRGASDMKGGIAAFVAAALDYVARHGAPKGAISLLITGDEEGPSINGTAKLLDWAKGQGEIFDHCIVGEPTNVNALGDMMKIGRRGSLNGVVVAQGRQGHVAYPERAHNPVPAIARIAAALASCRLDDGTAHFSPSNLEVTSIDVGNPAVNVIPARARASFNIRFNDLWTPETLQARIRELALAAAGATAIELEFAPCNARAFLTEPGAFTELVAKAVEKIAGRRPELSTSGGTSDARFIVRDCEVLEFGLLNETIHAVDENASLADIDALTAIYGLVLQNYFEAP
- a CDS encoding enoyl-CoA hydratase codes for the protein MTSIVSSTPRIRVEIAHGVARVLIDNPTRKNAFDFSMWRALPEIMGEIEALEEARVVVLAGAPLLPFCSGADISEFSTVRATAEGGRAYEKSNVEAFDALAQLSKPVIAAISGFCMGGGMGLAAACDLRIASEDSVFAIPAGRLGVGYPPAAMHYVVAAVGPQTAMDLFFTARRISAREAAQCGFLGRLLPAQGFDLEVDAIARQIALNAPLTLRAAKAAIRAASNAPHAPSPDQCEALAAACFDSADYAEGRMAFLEKREPKFSGR
- a CDS encoding acyl-CoA dehydrogenase family protein, with amino-acid sequence MTTATHPDLSSWLKDAHSALASVDALYNEALASVRARVTKDGKLSNELIEIDQHAAHGLSWFATYLQGLREMIHYAERLSAEGAYGETEDLLTRLGFAEFLAQVFGGIPMSQGEIIRLADFGLAPAAVAARRIPEVDALIASGATTANRARLAELIDHHGAAETIGASGLDETLEAIRSEMRRFASDNVTPFAQEWHAKNEYIPLEVIGGLAELGVFGLTIPEEFGGSGMGKIAMCVVSEELSRAYIGVGSLGTRSEIAGELILVGGTKEQKQKYLPRIASGEILPTAVFTEPNNGSDLAGLRTRATRDGDVYKVVGNKTWITHPVRADVMTLLVRTNPNEKGYKGLSMLLAEKPRGTDENPFPAKGMTGGEIEVLGYRGMKEFEIGFDNFEVPAANLLGGAEGNGFKQLMETFESARIQTAARALGVAQCALDLGLRYAKERIQFGKPLFSFPRVFDKIVSMAVEIHIARQITYFAARAKDEGKRCDLEAGMAKLLGARVAWAAADNALQIHGGNGFALEYPVSRVLCDARILNIFEGAAEIQAQVIARRLLEG
- a CDS encoding type II toxin-antitoxin system VapB family antitoxin, with protein sequence MLSIRDPRAAELAKRLAGQRKTTMTEAIITALENELKRERETVPLPDRLARLAEKARRLAGPDARDVPKDEIDEIWGQ
- a CDS encoding type II toxin-antitoxin system VapC family toxin, whose product is MFVDTSAIVAILCREYDATELAQRLAAAERRYTSPVVRLEACMVLASRLDVSPAQANALFDDFVGEADLSIISINDEIGALAVACFEAFGKGRHPARLNLGDCLSYACAKAYRSPLLFKGDDFSQTDMASTNPNRRLNV
- a CDS encoding host attachment protein; amino-acid sequence: MNNFAVRNGAWVLIGDGRHALFLYNHGDPDLLDLRVIEARVEENHADHDLGSDAPGRYAARGGPRSAVENTDWHELEKEHFAKEIADRINKAAAGGEMKEIVIVAPPRVLGEIRKELTPKAQAAVKGELDRDLARHPLPDIEKALARKFARNE
- a CDS encoding MAPEG family protein: MPITAFYASLLTPLFLVLAVRVVAVRKSARVALGDGGDRALLRRIRAHANFAEYVPLALVLMGLAESLSASAWLLHGTGVALLAGRALHAFSVSRQREDIRHRVAAMLTTFAVLAILAATCFVLSARRAFMG